The proteins below come from a single Mesobacillus jeotgali genomic window:
- a CDS encoding GntP family permease, with translation MPLVIVAIGILALLLLIMGFKLNTFISLIIVSFGVALALGMPLDEIVKTIEAGLGGTLGHLALIFGLGAMLGKLIADSGGAQRIAMTLVNKFGEKNIQWAVVAASFIIGVALFFEVGLVLLIPIVFAISRELKISILYLGIPMTAALSVTHGFLPPHPGPTVIAGEYGANIGEVLLYGFIIAIPTVILAGPVFTKIAKKLVPESFNKTGNIASLGEQKTFKLEETPGFGISVFTALLPVILMSIATIISLLQKTMGFENNGFLAAIQFIGDAGTAMLLSLLVAIYTMGIARNIPIKTVMDSCTTAISHIGMMLLIIGGGGAFKQVLINGGVGDYVAELFNGTSLSPILLAWIIAAILRISLGSATVAALTTAGLVIPLLGQTDVNLALVVLATGAGSLIASHVNDAGFWMFKEYFGLSMKETFATWTLLETIISVAGLGFILLLSLFV, from the coding sequence ATGCCATTGGTTATTGTAGCAATTGGTATCTTAGCCTTATTATTATTGATCATGGGCTTCAAGCTCAACACATTCATTTCTTTGATCATCGTATCATTTGGTGTCGCTTTAGCACTTGGTATGCCATTAGATGAAATTGTTAAAACAATTGAAGCTGGTCTTGGAGGAACGCTTGGCCACCTTGCTCTGATTTTCGGTCTTGGTGCGATGCTTGGTAAATTGATCGCGGATTCCGGCGGCGCCCAGCGAATTGCTATGACACTAGTGAACAAATTTGGTGAAAAGAACATCCAATGGGCAGTCGTTGCTGCTTCATTTATTATCGGTGTTGCTCTATTCTTCGAAGTAGGTTTAGTATTATTGATTCCAATAGTATTTGCGATTTCAAGAGAATTAAAGATTTCCATTTTGTATCTTGGTATTCCAATGACTGCTGCTTTGTCTGTAACGCACGGCTTCCTGCCTCCTCACCCGGGACCAACAGTAATCGCTGGTGAGTATGGCGCGAACATTGGTGAAGTATTGCTTTATGGTTTTATCATTGCAATTCCAACGGTCATCCTTGCTGGACCCGTTTTCACAAAAATCGCGAAGAAGCTTGTCCCAGAATCTTTTAACAAAACAGGAAACATTGCTTCATTAGGTGAACAAAAGACATTCAAACTTGAAGAAACACCAGGTTTCGGTATCAGCGTTTTCACAGCACTACTACCAGTTATCTTAATGTCGATCGCAACAATCATTTCTTTATTGCAAAAAACAATGGGATTTGAGAACAACGGCTTCCTTGCAGCAATCCAGTTCATCGGGGATGCAGGCACTGCGATGTTACTCTCCCTGCTTGTAGCGATTTACACAATGGGAATCGCTCGTAACATTCCTATTAAAACAGTGATGGATTCTTGTACGACTGCTATCTCCCACATCGGAATGATGCTCTTGATCATCGGTGGCGGCGGCGCCTTCAAACAAGTCTTGATCAACGGCGGCGTTGGTGACTATGTAGCTGAACTGTTCAATGGTACTTCCCTATCACCAATCCTGCTTGCATGGATCATCGCAGCTATTCTGCGTATCTCACTTGGATCTGCAACTGTGGCAGCATTGACAACAGCTGGTCTTGTCATTCCATTGCTTGGCCAGACAGATGTGAACCTTGCCCTAGTTGTTCTTGCAACAGGCGCAGGAAGCTTGATCGCTTCCCACGTGAACGACGCAGGCTTCTGGATGTTCAAAGAATACTTCGGTCTTAGCATGAAAGAAACATTCGCTACCTGGACACTGCTTGAAACGATTATTTCAGTAGCAGGTTTAGGATTTATCTTATTGCTTAGCCTGTTCGTATAA
- the gntK gene encoding gluconokinase, with product MTEYMLGVDIGTTSTKAVLFSEKGEVIQQENIGYPLYTPDISTAEQDPEEIYMAVLTAVTKIMKHNQHKKLAFISFSSAMHSVIAIDENDEPLTPCITWADNRSEAWAHKIKTELNGHEIYKRTGTPIHPMSPLSKIAWIVNERPEIAAKAKKYIGIKEFVFKKFFDQYVVDHSLASAMGMMNLKKLEWDEEALQIAGIAKTQLSELVPTTKTFTDCNPELAKQIGIDHKTPFVIGASDGVLSNLGVNAIGKGEIAVTIGTSGAIRTIIDEPQTDEKGRIFCYALTENHWVIGGPVNNGGMVLRWIRDEFAASEVETAKRLGIDPYNVLTKIAERVRPGAEGLLFHPYLAGERAPLWNPDVRGSFFGLTMSHKKEHMIRAALEGVIFNLYTVFLALTEAMESPVTRIQATGGFARSDVWRQMMSDIFDIDVVVPESYESSCLGACILGLYATGRINSFEVASEMIGSTHKHTPNEEAAKEYRQLVPIFISLSRALEQDYSRIANYQRSLIK from the coding sequence GTGACTGAATATATGCTAGGGGTCGACATTGGTACAACTAGTACCAAGGCTGTGCTTTTCAGCGAGAAGGGTGAAGTCATCCAGCAGGAGAACATTGGCTACCCGCTTTATACACCGGATATTTCCACAGCCGAGCAAGATCCTGAAGAAATTTATATGGCGGTCCTGACTGCCGTCACGAAAATCATGAAACACAATCAGCACAAAAAGCTGGCATTCATTTCATTCAGCAGCGCGATGCATAGCGTCATTGCCATTGATGAAAATGATGAGCCTCTTACACCTTGCATCACATGGGCGGATAACCGCAGTGAAGCTTGGGCGCATAAAATTAAAACAGAATTAAATGGACACGAAATATACAAGCGCACTGGAACACCGATCCATCCGATGTCTCCTTTAAGCAAGATCGCCTGGATTGTGAACGAGCGGCCTGAAATTGCTGCGAAAGCGAAAAAATACATTGGCATCAAGGAGTTTGTCTTTAAAAAGTTCTTTGACCAGTATGTCGTGGACCACTCGCTGGCGTCAGCGATGGGGATGATGAACCTTAAAAAGCTGGAATGGGATGAAGAGGCTCTGCAAATTGCGGGAATCGCAAAAACTCAATTATCCGAGCTTGTACCGACAACAAAAACGTTCACGGATTGCAATCCTGAATTAGCAAAGCAAATCGGAATTGACCATAAAACTCCTTTCGTCATCGGCGCAAGTGACGGCGTTCTTTCCAACCTCGGTGTCAATGCGATTGGAAAAGGGGAAATTGCGGTTACGATTGGGACAAGCGGTGCGATCCGCACAATCATCGACGAGCCGCAAACCGATGAAAAAGGACGCATTTTTTGCTACGCCCTGACGGAAAATCACTGGGTAATCGGCGGCCCTGTCAATAATGGCGGGATGGTCCTTCGCTGGATCCGCGATGAATTCGCAGCATCCGAGGTCGAGACGGCAAAGCGTTTGGGAATCGACCCTTACAATGTTTTAACGAAAATCGCTGAGCGCGTAAGACCGGGAGCGGAAGGTTTGTTATTCCACCCATACCTTGCGGGTGAGCGTGCTCCATTATGGAATCCTGATGTCCGCGGTTCCTTTTTCGGATTGACGATGTCCCATAAAAAAGAGCATATGATTCGTGCCGCTTTAGAAGGTGTCATTTTCAACCTGTACACAGTCTTTTTAGCGCTTACCGAAGCAATGGAAAGCCCGGTTACAAGGATTCAGGCTACAGGCGGTTTCGCTAGATCAGATGTTTGGCGCCAGATGATGTCCGATATTTTCGACATCGACGTGGTGGTTCCTGAAAGCTATGAAAGCTCATGCCTTGGTGCTTGCATTCTTGGCCTCTATGCAACTGGCAGAATTAATTCGTTTGAAGTCGCATCCGAAATGATCGGCAGCACCCACAAGCACACGCCGAATGAAGAAGCGGCAAAAGAATACAGGCAGCTCGTGCCGATTTTCATCAGCTTATCTCGGGCACTTGAACAAGATTATTCAAGAATCGCAAACTATCAAAGAAGTTTGATTAAATAG
- a CDS encoding GntR family transcriptional regulator has translation MTKKSEFLYPQKWLSKASTGDRVASELRMQIISGLIESGAILSENKLAADFNVSRSPIREALKILSAENLIRLERMGAVVIGLTEKDIEEIYDVRLLIESFVFERLIKIDTTNLVVELSKILEMMKIAIKYRDADEFSLQDVLFHETIIRAIDHSYIRMIWDNTKPVMEAFILLSMRARIEEKYEDFDRIIENHELYIEAIKTKNRDLMIKSLHQNFDDVQGKVDDLWISQQTLSKGVEKSD, from the coding sequence ATGACGAAAAAAAGCGAATTTCTTTATCCCCAAAAATGGCTTTCTAAGGCCTCTACTGGTGACCGTGTTGCGAGTGAACTGCGGATGCAAATCATTTCGGGACTAATTGAAAGCGGTGCCATCCTATCGGAAAATAAACTGGCAGCAGATTTTAACGTGAGTCGCTCACCCATTCGTGAAGCGCTTAAAATTCTCTCAGCAGAAAACCTGATCCGCCTGGAAAGAATGGGTGCCGTGGTCATCGGCCTCACAGAAAAAGATATCGAAGAGATTTACGATGTCCGCTTATTGATTGAATCATTCGTTTTTGAACGACTTATCAAAATAGATACAACCAACCTAGTAGTTGAATTGAGCAAAATTCTCGAAATGATGAAAATCGCCATCAAGTACAGAGATGCCGACGAATTCAGCCTGCAGGATGTACTTTTCCATGAAACGATCATCCGGGCTATCGACCATTCCTACATCAGAATGATCTGGGATAACACGAAGCCTGTGATGGAAGCTTTCATCTTGTTATCGATGCGGGCAAGAATCGAAGAAAAATACGAGGACTTCGACCGCATCATCGAAAATCATGAGCTTTATATTGAAGCCATCAAAACGAAGAATCGCGACCTGATGATTAAATCCTTACACCAAAATTTTGATGATGTTCAAGGTAAAGTAGACGACCTTTGGATATCGCAACAAACGCTTTCCAAGGGAGTGGAGAAAAGTGACTGA
- a CDS encoding IS256 family transposase, with protein MTQVQFNLNVDVLKEAIVNSNLDMVIKSAVVLVLNEFMEKERDDYLKAAPYERAVERRDYRNGYYERELLMSIGNIALKVPRTRNGEFSTTVFEKYARCDQALVLSMLEMVVNGVSTRKVTNIVEQLCGKNVSKSFVSSLTQKLDPIVNEWAGRPLNTTYYPYVFADAMYIKVREHNRVVSKAVYITTAITENHTREILGLSVDHAESFESWSRFFQQLKSRGLQSPKLIISDAHQGLQKAIQREFIGAAWQRCNVHFKRNIIEKLPKKDSAEIRMMIKRVFEAVTIDDVRRFKDELMNRFSNEARFGKALAILDEGFEDTIQYMNFPENIRIHIRSTNSLERLNQEVRRRERVIRIFPNSQSAYRLVGAVLMHYHVSDYTKRKSLMGRVY; from the coding sequence ATGACTCAAGTACAGTTTAACCTGAATGTTGATGTTTTAAAAGAAGCCATTGTAAATTCCAACCTTGATATGGTCATTAAATCAGCCGTTGTGTTGGTATTAAATGAGTTTATGGAAAAGGAAAGAGACGACTATTTAAAGGCTGCCCCTTATGAACGTGCTGTCGAACGCCGTGACTACCGGAACGGTTACTATGAACGAGAACTGTTGATGAGTATCGGAAATATAGCCCTAAAGGTTCCACGGACGCGTAATGGCGAATTCTCAACCACCGTTTTCGAAAAGTATGCCCGGTGTGATCAGGCCCTGGTCCTTTCCATGTTGGAGATGGTTGTCAATGGTGTTTCGACGCGGAAAGTGACCAACATCGTGGAACAACTCTGTGGTAAGAATGTGTCCAAGTCCTTTGTTTCATCCCTTACACAGAAGCTTGATCCTATTGTGAATGAATGGGCTGGACGACCATTAAATACTACCTACTACCCTTACGTTTTCGCAGATGCCATGTATATAAAGGTGCGTGAGCACAATCGAGTCGTATCTAAAGCTGTTTATATTACGACAGCCATTACAGAGAATCATACACGTGAAATCCTTGGCCTAAGTGTTGACCATGCGGAAAGTTTTGAAAGCTGGAGCCGTTTTTTCCAACAGCTTAAATCACGCGGCCTCCAATCACCCAAACTTATAATTTCAGATGCCCACCAAGGACTGCAGAAAGCCATCCAACGTGAATTTATAGGCGCTGCCTGGCAAAGATGCAATGTCCATTTCAAACGAAATATCATTGAAAAGTTGCCCAAAAAGGATTCAGCTGAAATCCGCATGATGATAAAGCGAGTATTTGAAGCAGTTACGATTGATGACGTACGCCGGTTCAAAGATGAATTGATGAACCGTTTTAGTAATGAGGCAAGGTTTGGAAAAGCGCTTGCCATCTTGGATGAAGGTTTCGAAGATACCATACAATATATGAATTTTCCTGAAAACATTCGTATCCATATCCGAAGCACCAACTCATTGGAACGGCTGAACCAGGAGGTTCGCAGGAGGGAAAGAGTGATCCGTATTTTCCCTAATTCCCAATCTGCGTACCGTTTGGTTGGTGCCGTTCTGATGCATTACCATGTGTCAGACTACACAAAGAGGAAATCTTTAATGGGTCGGGTATATTAG
- a CDS encoding nuclease-related domain-containing protein, which translates to MILKERTKPEELQLLQALKPRMELEEKDAQNLRTLEKGYEGEVQFDHWFKGYQVESIIINDLLLEVNGTLFQIDSFVITQDRLHLFEVKNLEGDYYLDGDKFKTAAGKEIKNPLHQLSRAESLLKQLLKELGFYIPLDPHLVFINPEFALLQAPLKSPIILPNQLNRFMKNMNRVSSKLNTKHTKLAEALLSLHIKKSPYSRVSSYDFSMLRKGVVCRECGELMESYNRYNFYCSHCNSKETIDSAVLRTIVTYQLLFPEQKVTTSIIYEWVNGIFSPKTIRRVLKHNFLVQGEGSSTFYE; encoded by the coding sequence ATGATATTAAAAGAAAGAACGAAACCAGAAGAATTACAATTGTTGCAAGCCCTGAAACCAAGAATGGAACTGGAAGAGAAAGATGCGCAAAACCTGCGAACACTGGAAAAAGGCTATGAAGGTGAAGTGCAATTCGACCACTGGTTTAAGGGTTACCAAGTTGAGAGTATCATTATCAACGACCTGCTGCTGGAAGTGAATGGCACCCTTTTTCAAATCGACTCCTTCGTGATCACCCAGGACCGGCTACACCTTTTTGAAGTGAAAAATCTTGAAGGAGACTATTATCTCGACGGAGACAAATTTAAGACTGCCGCCGGCAAAGAAATCAAAAACCCTCTCCACCAACTAAGTCGCGCTGAATCACTATTAAAACAACTGCTTAAGGAACTTGGCTTCTACATTCCTCTTGATCCTCACCTCGTGTTCATTAACCCTGAATTCGCCCTTCTGCAGGCACCATTAAAATCACCCATTATTTTACCAAACCAGTTGAATCGCTTTATGAAAAATATGAATCGAGTCTCATCTAAGCTGAATACCAAACATACCAAATTAGCTGAAGCCCTATTGTCCCTGCATATTAAGAAATCACCTTACTCAAGAGTGTCGAGTTATGATTTTAGTATGTTGAGGAAGGGGGTTGTTTGTAGAGAGTGCGGGGAGTTGATGGAGAGTTACAACCGTTATAACTTCTACTGTAGTCATTGTAATTCTAAGGAAACAATTGATTCTGCTGTCTTGCGGACGATTGTAACCTATCAATTGCTCTTCCCAGAACAAAAGGTAACCACATCAATAATTTATGAATGGGTGAATGGAATCTTTTCCCCAAAAACCATCCGAAGAGTCTTGAAGCACAATTTTCTCGTTCAAGGGGAGGGCAGCTCTACTTTTTACGAGTAA
- a CDS encoding amidohydrolase — protein sequence MLRTIYTNGTIYTFNSRKPIVQAVVIEHGRFIDMGTSADMVLQWGSNAQIIDLEGKTATPGLIDSHLHLSIMADSFINLDFVGVTSKHHMLAKIQEKASQLKPGEWIVGSSWDENLFTDGGIPTIAELDYVAPANPLFLTRTCLHATLVNSKALEVSGYHPSVSVPDGGTVVLDEITKQPTGLFLESAANLVRAYIPERSYDDWKNAMRETMHFAMSKGLTSVHTNDPLYLGGLEMTWNIFNELLNGEQVGLRSNLLINHEFLPNLKEAGMYTGYGNDTLNIGAVKIFADGAFGRRTALLSEEYSDAPGHYGDAMYDQEQMYEIVRGARELDMPIAVHTIGDKALENMLDVLDQFPAAAYRDRLIHAQVLREELIPRLKSPSRIADIQPRFIASDFPWVQERLGEKRIKLSYAWKTLMEAGVICAGGSDSPVEPVDPILGIHAAVTRKKPGEKHEGYVPEQKLSMVEAFRLFTELGAYPTNEETIKGTIARGKLADMTVFSANPFEMADPDELLAMDIEMTIIGGEIKYRKN from the coding sequence ATCTTGAGAACCATCTACACTAACGGAACGATCTACACATTCAATTCACGCAAACCTATTGTTCAGGCGGTCGTCATCGAACATGGCCGTTTCATCGATATGGGAACTTCAGCTGATATGGTGCTGCAATGGGGCAGCAACGCGCAAATCATCGACCTGGAGGGAAAGACTGCTACTCCAGGCTTGATTGACAGCCACCTTCACTTATCCATCATGGCCGACAGTTTCATAAATTTGGATTTTGTCGGAGTCACTTCCAAGCACCACATGCTCGCTAAAATTCAGGAAAAAGCCAGTCAGCTTAAGCCTGGTGAATGGATTGTCGGCAGCAGCTGGGATGAGAACCTTTTTACCGATGGAGGCATTCCGACGATTGCAGAGCTGGATTATGTTGCTCCAGCAAACCCGTTGTTTTTAACAAGGACGTGCTTGCACGCGACGCTGGTTAACAGCAAGGCGCTGGAAGTTAGTGGCTATCATCCGTCGGTTTCGGTTCCGGATGGCGGAACAGTAGTCCTCGATGAAATAACAAAACAGCCGACCGGCCTGTTTCTCGAGTCAGCGGCGAATCTGGTTAGGGCCTACATCCCTGAGCGCTCGTACGACGACTGGAAAAACGCGATGCGCGAGACAATGCATTTTGCGATGAGCAAGGGGCTGACGAGCGTCCATACGAATGACCCGCTCTATCTTGGCGGCCTTGAAATGACATGGAATATTTTCAATGAGCTGCTGAACGGGGAACAGGTGGGCTTGCGCAGTAACCTGCTGATTAACCATGAGTTTTTACCAAACCTAAAAGAAGCAGGAATGTACACGGGCTATGGCAATGATACTTTGAACATCGGCGCTGTTAAAATTTTTGCTGACGGAGCGTTCGGAAGAAGGACTGCGCTGCTCTCAGAGGAATATAGCGACGCACCGGGCCATTACGGTGATGCGATGTATGACCAGGAGCAGATGTACGAAATCGTCCGTGGTGCAAGAGAATTGGACATGCCGATTGCGGTGCATACAATTGGCGACAAAGCTCTCGAAAATATGCTGGACGTGCTCGACCAATTCCCTGCAGCGGCGTATCGCGACAGGTTGATCCATGCACAGGTTTTACGGGAGGAACTGATTCCTCGCCTGAAATCCCCAAGCCGGATTGCCGATATCCAGCCGCGCTTTATCGCGAGTGATTTCCCATGGGTGCAGGAGCGCCTTGGCGAAAAGCGGATCAAGCTATCGTACGCATGGAAAACGCTGATGGAGGCTGGTGTCATTTGCGCTGGCGGCTCAGACTCTCCGGTTGAGCCGGTGGATCCAATCCTCGGAATCCACGCAGCCGTGACACGCAAAAAGCCGGGTGAAAAACATGAAGGCTATGTGCCAGAACAGAAGCTGTCGATGGTGGAGGCATTCCGCCTGTTCACCGAGCTGGGTGCGTATCCAACAAACGAAGAGACGATAAAAGGGACGATTGCACGCGGCAAACTTGCCGATATGACGGTTTTCTCCGCCAATCCATTTGAAATGGCAGATCCGGATGAACTTTTAGCGATGGACATCGAAATGACGATCATCGGCGGGGAGATTAAGTATCGGAAGAACTAA
- a CDS encoding alanine/glycine:cation symporter family protein, translated as MDQVLSSLSAFLWGLPLILTMVFVGIYFTIGSGFFQFRHLPHILKATFSSMFKKEKTEDGKKGVISSFEAVSTAIGGSVGVANIGGVATAIAVGGPGAIFWMWITALLGMIIKTVEVTLSVYYRSTDENGDPYGGPTYYMERGLGEERNFKFWIFPAVIFGFGIFSTFFITMQNYTISEAISSTFDIGMIPASIIFSILVYFVVWGGIKHIGKLASKLVPAMVLFYVVAGLFIIISNITQMGDVFALIFDGAFGGTAAVGGFAGAAVAQVIRMGMARSVYSNEAGWGTSPMIHSTAKVDHPVKQGIWGAFEVFIDTIIVSSITAFTIIITGAWSTGLTGADLTLTAFETGIGSFGRITIALSILLFGLTTVTGWYSYYEIVLRHLLKGKIKVKNRILKTFIYLYPIPGTLMVVYGVAFGLPGQTVWYFADISSAIPTFINVVVILILGKQFFALLKDYKARYLGIGKIDPDFALFYEDKVERDKKKKAS; from the coding sequence ATGGATCAAGTGTTATCAAGTTTATCAGCATTTTTATGGGGATTGCCGTTAATCCTCACAATGGTTTTTGTCGGGATTTATTTTACAATCGGAAGCGGCTTCTTTCAGTTCAGGCATTTGCCGCATATCCTGAAGGCAACCTTCAGCAGCATGTTTAAAAAGGAGAAAACAGAGGATGGGAAGAAAGGGGTCATCTCATCCTTTGAGGCGGTGTCGACTGCGATCGGAGGATCCGTTGGTGTCGCAAATATCGGAGGTGTAGCGACAGCCATTGCGGTAGGTGGACCAGGTGCCATCTTTTGGATGTGGATCACCGCCCTGCTTGGGATGATCATCAAGACGGTCGAGGTTACCCTCTCGGTTTATTACCGAAGCACGGATGAAAATGGCGACCCATACGGCGGGCCGACTTATTATATGGAAAGAGGGCTTGGGGAAGAGCGCAATTTTAAATTCTGGATTTTCCCGGCGGTCATCTTCGGATTCGGTATTTTTTCTACATTCTTTATTACGATGCAAAATTACACAATCTCTGAAGCGATCAGCTCTACGTTTGATATCGGGATGATTCCTGCATCAATCATCTTCTCGATTCTTGTCTATTTTGTCGTCTGGGGCGGCATCAAGCATATTGGAAAACTGGCGTCGAAACTTGTTCCGGCAATGGTTTTGTTTTATGTAGTAGCAGGTCTGTTCATTATCATTTCGAATATCACCCAAATGGGCGATGTATTTGCACTGATTTTTGATGGAGCCTTTGGCGGAACAGCTGCGGTTGGCGGCTTTGCCGGTGCAGCGGTGGCCCAGGTCATCCGCATGGGAATGGCCCGTTCGGTCTACAGTAATGAAGCAGGCTGGGGAACTTCTCCGATGATTCACTCGACAGCAAAGGTCGACCATCCGGTAAAACAAGGCATCTGGGGTGCTTTTGAGGTATTTATTGATACGATCATCGTGTCATCGATCACCGCGTTTACGATCATCATCACAGGCGCATGGTCCACAGGCCTGACCGGAGCTGACCTGACGCTCACAGCGTTTGAAACAGGCATCGGTTCATTTGGCCGCATTACGATTGCCCTGTCGATCCTGTTATTCGGCCTGACGACGGTGACAGGCTGGTACTCTTATTACGAAATCGTCCTGCGCCACCTTTTAAAAGGAAAAATAAAGGTGAAAAACAGGATTCTAAAAACCTTCATCTATTTATACCCAATCCCAGGGACATTGATGGTTGTGTACGGAGTCGCGTTCGGCCTGCCGGGACAGACGGTCTGGTATTTTGCGGACATTTCTTCCGCCATCCCAACCTTCATCAACGTCGTCGTCATCCTCATACTCGGCAAGCAATTCTTCGCCCTTTTGAAGGATTACAAAGCCAGGTACCTCGGAATCGGAAAAATCGATCCGGATTTCGCGCTTTTTTATGAGGATAAAGTGGAGAGGGACAAGAAGAAAAAAGCTAGTTGA